The stretch of DNA TTTTTAgcaagtgctcatgatccagcattgtttattcatctttctcctcgtggtcggactcttcttcttctttatgttgatgacatgatcatcacaggggatgaccccgagtatattgcctttgtaaaggcccgtcttagtgagcagtttcttatgtctgatcttggacctcttcgctactttcttgggattgaagtctcttctacctctgatggcttttttatatcccaggaaaagtatatccaggatcttcttgctcgtgctgctcttactgacgagcgcgttgttgagactcctatggagctcaatgttcacctccgtgctactgatggtgatcctctccctgacccgacgcgttatcgtcatcttgttggcagtcttgtctatctagctgtcactcgtccggacatctcttatccggttcatattctgagtcagtttgtctctgcccccacctcggttcactatagtcatctccttcgtGTTCTTCGATATCTTCGAggcacgatctctcaccgtctattctttcctcgctccagttctttacagctccaggcctattcggatgctacaTGGGCCAGTGATCCTTccgatcgccgttcactttctgcttactgtgtttttcttggtggttctctcattgcctggaagatgAAGAAACAGCttgcagtttcccgttcgagtgccgaggctgagttgcgagcaatggctcttttgacggcagaggtgacttggttacggtggttacttcaggattttggtgtttctgtcactacaccgactctgcttttatctgacagtacaggtgctatcAGCATTGCACGcgatcctgtgaagcatgagctcaccaagcatattggtgttgatgctttctatgtgcGCGCTGCTGTGCAAgatcaggttattgctcttcagtatgtgccttccgagttacagttggcggatttcctgacgaaggctcagactagagcacaacatggcttttatctctccaaactcagtgttgttcttccaccatgagtttgagggggggtgttagagttataatataagtcatgtacccctttgtatttatcccgttgtatgaggggtttcctgcatatgttccacacctgtacatgtatatatatatcggcctatggcctcatgggaatacaagttgcttatTCCTAACAGTTTGTTTTGTGTTGTTTCAATATAATTTTTTTATTTGACGAGAAACATTCATAATAGGGGTGTCCCCTGTGCATGAGTGTATGATCGGCAAGCTGTGGAGCATGGTGGGGGAATCGGCCTTTGAACTGGGCCCCTTAAGCTAATATACCTTAGAGTGTCAATCATTTGTATTTTCAGAATGCTGTTGTATAACGGAATCAATGTTTCATGGCAGTATGCTGAAGCACGCCGCCTATCGCATGAATCGTATGCTCATGGTTATGCATCCTTTTCAGCATACTGCCTCTCACATGATTCGTATGCTCGTGGTTATGAATGCTTTCTCATTCAGATATGTGTGAGTGAAGATTTTCCTCTTATATGACAAGTAGTGTATAATAAATCCAATCTGACAAAAAGTAAGGTACCTGGGTGAGGGACCCTCTAAGACCAGTTTGTATGTTTGGAGGGATATCAAggcatttattatatatatatgttctgCATGAACTGTTCTATTATTTTTGCTTTTGGGTGCTGCATAGTGTTGCCTGCGTTGGACTTCCGTTTGTAAAACCACTTTTTAAAATCTATCCAGACCCTTGTTCGTGCTCAATTACGCCCATCCTGATCCTTGTTCTCTTTTGCTTGAAACAGGGACGCCATGTGAGGAACAGGGGATATTGGGAAGGTCTTTAGATCAGAGAACTTTCCTCGCACAGCCTATCTTAGAGTATGTGCGAACTTTTGTTTTGAGCCAGTCATAAGTTTGTTGGGTACTACTGGATTAGGATGTTAGGTGCTCCTCTGCCCTGCTTTTGAGAACCCTTGTATGCTTATGTTCGAAAAGGCCTATCTGTATGTTCAGAGTCTAATCTACCTGCGTTGCGACACGTCTTCTCCTCTTGGTAGTTGTGTTCTAGTTAGCAATCTGCAGCTCTTCGACTTGATGCCATGTATTTTGGAACATACAAACTGGTAGTGACGTTCTTCCTCAACACGCCAACTCTGCTCACCGTTCCTCATCCACAGACCACAGTGATTCCTCTGCCACACACATAAAGCTAGTAGGTGATCTGACTGCAGTGCAGTGACCCTGTATGTAGGCACCCAGCATCTAGTGCCCTCAACTATTCCTTGTTTATTCCAGGCACCCTCTAAACCAGTAGTCATGCATGCACTTTGTACCATTCCTCCACTCACCTTGCCTTTATGTATCCCCCCTGCCTGCTCCAGTTACCAATGCTTGGCATTAACATTAGTAGTAGAATTAGCATTGCTCTCTCACATATAAAGCTAGTGACAAGGCACCTGATAATGCTCTCTCACATCACTACATGCATAGGAATTGTCCCACATGCACCTGATAATGCTCTCACATGTAGTATATATTATGTATACTACAGGACAGATAGGATCAAGTCTGCTGCCTGGATAGTTAGAGCCCACCACCTAAGACCAGTGACAAGATACCTCTCTGGTTTGTGCAGAATCAATGGGGTGGATTGAGCTGCTGAAGCCGGTGGCGGCCATGATCGCCTTCGACACGCTCTTTGCGGTGATGACAGTGCTGGTGAAGAAAGCGCTCGATGACGGCCTGAACCCTGTCGTTCTTATCGCCCTTCGGCAGCTTGTCGGCGCAGCTTTCCTGGCGCCGATTGCCTACTTCAAAGAAAGGTTTGTGGAGAAGATCTTAGTCTTCAGAGTTCAGTTGCTGAATTGTTTTTGTATGATGTTTAGCACCTGGAAACTCATGCTGATGATATGCTGCTACTGCTACATGCATGATCCTGTCCTCTGCATGTTTATCTGAAAAGCTCCTGCTAAGCTGATGTTGCACTGTATGATGTTTTCAGAACCTTGAGAAGTATCTCTTCCTTGGTTTTCTAAATGTTTTGTTGTTGTATACTACTGTATATTTCCGTATCTAGAAAATTGCCGCTGAAAATTTCTCCTAATTATTTGTAGTTGATTTCAGGAATGCAAGACCAAGATTCACAAAGGAGATCTTTGCCTACTTGTTCATGAGTGCTCTACTTGGGTAATGTTTTTGTTCTTTTGGAGAATCCTAATTGGGTAATGGTACTTCTGTCTAGGTTCAATGGAGGAGACAATTCAAAAGAGTGCTGTAAATTAATagtgttttcctttttttttgtctGAATGTGTGTATAACTGTATACAGGGCACTATTCGCTCAGTATCTGTTCTTCTTGGGCTTGAGCTACACCACTGCAACACTGGCTGCAACTGTCTCCAATATGACCCCAATCTTCACCTTCCTGATCGCCGTCCCTCTTCGGTCAGTTTCTTAATAATTGACATATTGCTTCAAGTCACAAACTGTTCATCCAGACTGAAACTAGTTACACAGGTCGGAAACAGTAGATGTGAGGAGCAAGGCGGGTCTGGCGAAGATCGCAGGAACACTAGCGTCTGTCAGTGGTGCGATACTGCTGAGCCTGTACAAGGGTGCTGCCCTGACTCACACAGCATCTTCGACCCAAGAACACGGTGAAAATAGCACAACGGGCAACAGTGGCAGCAAGGGAAGATGGTTGCTGGGCTCGGCGTTGCTGCTGCTGAACTGCATCACGTTCTCATTATGGATGCTGCTGCAAGGGAAGCTCACCAAGAAGTACCCTGCAGTCATCTCCAGCACTGCATTCATGGCCTTGATCAGCTCACTGCAAGCAGGGGCACTGGCAGTCACCACCCAAAGGCACCTCTCAGTTTGGCTGCTCCGAGGAAGTATACAGATTGCAACCGTTCTTTTCGCGGTACGTAAGATATGGCTCAGATACCACCAACCTGTAAAGAATCAATAAAATCTTCTGTTATCTATAAAAAGACCACCAAGTAATCTTTTCTTTTTCGAGTATAGCTATTTGATCCCACTTGTCGGACAAAATGGTTTAACAGTCTAGCAGTCTTGCTTATATTATCCTATATGTTTGGGGTTGGATTTGGTAATGTAAGGAGACTTCACAATTCTTCATGGCTCTGATAGTTATGAACACATGGCCCCACGAGTTAGACACATGCCATGATCTGGGGCAAAAAATTGTAAATTCAGTTAGAACAGGAATTTTCGACACAAAGAATGGTTCAGGTTCAGCGTAAGTACACTGAAACTTTGCATTTTTGCTTTACAGGGAGTGGGAGTATCGGGGATAGGATATGTGCTGATGACCTGGTGCATCGAGAAGAGAGGGCCGGTGTTCACTGCAGGCTTCTTGCCTCTCATTCAGATCATTGCTGGAGTCCTTGATCTCCTCGTCCTTCATGAACAGCTTTACGTGGGAAGGTATTGGCCTTTACTAAAGTTTAGGAGAGAAACTGCATGACAGAGAAATGTGCAAAATAAGTATAAACTCTATTTAGTTGTTCAGTAGCACATCATGTGAAATATCATGCTTGTTAAGTTAGCTATTTACTTTCTCAAAGTCTAGTAGACTAGTACAGATCATGTGTCCTAATTAGATAGAAAAAATCTCTGAAATAAAATTCTGATCCAGATATCGTTGTACACTTGTACTATGACTTATCACCTACAAGGACTAAGAATTGACATGTTTCATAAATGTTGCAAGTGTAAAAATACCTATCAACATCGACTCTCAGCAACGGACTAACAATTGACATATTGCAAAGTTGCGTACAGAACTATCGGCCAAACAACAACTTTGCTTTAAGACATAGAACTTCGGCAAAACAACAGAAAGTCACACTTTTGTTTCTCTTTTTGTCCTTGAAGTGTGGTAGGTGCTGCTCTTGTCATTGGAGGCCTCTATCTTCTGCTCTGGGGGAAGAGCAAGGAAGCATCGTCAGCTGCCATTTTATCAGAGAAAGGACTGGAAGAAGATAAGGAGACACAGGAAAATTTGTGAAGTATTGAAAGGGCATTCCTAGTAGTTAGTGGGAATGTCAAGAATGACCATAAATGTTCCATCTATCTGCCCTGGCCCATGCTCTATGTACGTTGCTACAACTTTGAATAAGTCAGTGTCATATTTGTGCTCATTGTGCACTTTACTTTCTGGTAGTGTGGTGCCTGGTGAGGTTGCCTTCCTTGCCTGGTATTCAACAGTGTACCAAATGATTACAGAAAACACTCGTTGGTGGGTTTTACCGCCTTCATTGGAATGCAAAAACTAGCCTTAATTTGTCATTGAAAATGACAGTTGCGCAGGAGTAAAATCACACTAACAAGCACAAAGGTGAATGGTCAGTAGTGGTGTTTGAGTTGAGCAATTCACTGCATCTTGTCATAGTATTGCTGACTCAAGGATAGCATTGCTGGTTGACATATACCAGGTCACCTTTTTTACTAATGGCAAGTATTAGGTTCTTTTGGAAGTTTTCTTTATGTTAGGAAGTGAGGCGACTAGTCCACATACATAAAAAGGAGTTTCTGCAGTCTCAGTGCTTCCGTCCTTTCTCCACTTTCTTGGCATCTTATGTAATTTTGGTCGGGGCACCAGAAAAGGTAAGGGGCTGAATCAGGACATATATTTTACTTTCACGTTTGCACTACCAATTTGATTCCTACTGTCTACTGATATGCCATTTTATAGATTATTATTAAAAATCTTCAGTAGTACGAGTAAGTTGtcacaagagaagcaaaggaaATAATTTATTATGTTGATAGCATATTAGCATTTACTTTTTTGCCCCCCTTGCATGAATGACGGCCGTCACTTTTGGTCAGTGAGTAGCATTGCAGGGCTATATATAATCATCAGACAGTTAATGAGCGTATCAGTCATCTTGTAGCGGCAATCTTACAATGTGGGTGCAGGAGTGGAAGCCGGTGATGGGAATGCTGGCCTTCGACCTCATCTCTGCTGTGATGACGGCGCTGGTGAAGAAGGCTCTGGAGCAAGGGCTGAACCGCCTGGTCCTCGTCACCCTCCGGCAGCTGGTCGCCACCATCTTCCTTGCTCCAATAGCCTTTTTCAAAGAACGGTATGCATCCTTGTACATACAATCTGCATTCATTCCCTGGGTGACTGAAACTGCATAGCGCCACGACATTCCTGCAGGAACACGAGGCCCAAGCTCACATTGGAGATCCTGGCGTACCTCTTCTTCAGCGCCGTGTTTGGCGCGGCGCTCTCGCAGTACACCTTCTTCTATGGCCTGCAGTACACCACCGCCACCTTTGCTATAACCTTCATCAACCTCTCTCCTGTGCTCACCTTCCTCATCGCCGTCGTGATGAGGATGGAgccgctgaagttgaagagcatggCGGGAGCTGCGAAGATCACCGGAACGCTCACGTCGCTGGCCGGCTTGCTGCTGCTGAGTCTCTACAAGGGTGTGCCGCTGACGCACCAGGCCGCCACTTCTGCACCTAGCCCAGCTGCTCACCATGCAGCACCCTCTGACAGCAGTGGCAACAGGAGCTGGATGCTGGGCACCATCGCGTTGCTGTTCAACTGCCTGTGCTTCTCCTTCTGGCTGCTACTGCAGACAAAGCTGACCAAGAAGTACCCGGTCATCTACTCGAATACTGCCATCATGTTCTTCATCAGCACTCTGCAGGGCGGGGCGGTCACCTTGGCGATGGAGAGACACGTGTCGCTCTGGATGCTGACCAGCAAGCTGGAGATCGTTACCGTCTTGTATGCAGTAAGTTAAacatcaccatcatcttcttcatctccttgacTTGTACGTACCACCTTCACAAAGAGAAGAAAACAGGAACCACTTATCCAAAAGGGGCAACTACTTATAAAAGCCATTGCTTTAATTATCTTGCAGCTAACACTAGTCTATATATGCAATCAATACACGCCAGCTACTTTGACCAACTTGAACAACTGAAACCCAAAGTACGTGGTGGTGAAAATAATAATAGATATTAAGTACTTAACATATTGTTAATCATACAATGAAATTATTACATGTGCAGGGGATAGTCGGATCTGGAGCCGGGTACCTGATAATGACGTGGTGCGTGGAGAAGAAGGGCCCGGTCTTCACCGCAGCCTTCATCCCCATGATGCAGATTATGGTAGCCATCATTGATTTCTTCTTCCTCCATGAACAAATCTACCTTGGAAGGTAATACATATATACTTCTTCTCAGTTTCATGCCTCCCTGTCCTTTTGTGATGATCATTGTCATTGCCGAAGTTTCATGTATACATTGTTGCCAACTGAATTGCTGTTGCTGCTGGAGATAAACAAAGTTAATTGTTTCCGCAATCGAGTTGTAATGAAAATTTATACATATTTATGCGTGTTGATTATCGTTACATCGGCGTGCATGTACAGCGTGCTAGGATCTGTACTGATGATACTGGGGCTCTATCTTTTGCTGTGGGGAAAGAAGAGGGATGAAGCATCTGTATCTTGTACCACTACCACTGACAAGCAAGTCGACGAACCAGCTGATGACAAGCCGTGAGACTGGAGATTACACCCTTGGATTTTATTACTGCAATGCAACACATATATGTAGTTTTTCTTCCCATTTTACTTAACTGCTGGATGCAGctacctatatatatgttatatataaggTTGTTCCTAGCTGGTACTGTTGACATATGTCCAAGCTACTGAAATAGTGGGATTTAGTAAATGAGCAGAGATCTCATTTAGCATACAGCTGCCAATGCTCTTTGGTAGCTGCATATGGGAAAATTATATGCGATCACGGGTCGAATGGCACTTCTTCCTTCTCAAGAACTTTGTAATTTTGGACATTTTTTTTCCTAGTACCGATGCCTTGCAATTTCGTTTGCATTTCATCGAAAAATTCTCGGCGATCTTGTTTTGCCTATGATTTCTTGGCAAAGACAGCAAAGTAATAACTACTTTATGTACCGTTATATTTCTTCTACAAGAGCAATAAGAATATATTCTTTCttataaataaaaaatgaataaGAAACATATTCTACCGTAGGTAAATAGCATATTGTGCTTGTGCTGGCGGGTTGAGGCTGAGCTATGCAATTCTGGTGCGGCTGACGTAGCTAACTAGCCATCACAGTCAAAGTACACTTTTTCCTCTTATGTATATGGACATATTGTGTCCTTGGATTGTAGTAGTGGAACACATAATAATAttcctagttattgcacatctaagtggctCATATTAGATTTGATTGAAGCGTTCCTACTCTCCTGGAGGAGAGCCGCGGTTGTTTATTTATATGTTGGCAAAACACCTTGACGGGAGGTACAAGAGAAGGATTAAGAATCATGTTTGATTACAAGAAGGATAAGAATCGGGAGAGGAAGAAAGAGATAGTTGAGACTACAACTACTACTCAaactctaacaccctcccttaatctaaaCTATCCTATGTTGAGATTTCTCTTGAACTCTTCAAAGAGCTTAACCGGCAAGGCTTTAGTGAACCCATCTGCCACTTGATTCTTGGATGGAATGAACCTTATGTCCAACTTCTTCTCTGCCACTCTTTCTCacacaaaatcaaaatcaatttcaaTATGTTTAGTCCTTCCATGAAAAACTGGATTAGCAGAGAGATAGGTGGctcccaaattatcacaccataaacatgaaACACAACATTGCTTAATTCCCAATTCATCAAGCAATGATTCCACCCAAATGATTTCAGCAATGGCATTTGCTAATGATTTGTACTCATCCTCTGTACTTGACCTTGACACTGTAGCTTGTTTTCTAGCACTCCAAGAAACAAGGTTTGAACCAAAAAATACCGCAAATCCTCCAGTTGACTTTCTGTCATCGatacatcctgcccagtcagcatcagagaaagCACTAACAAGTGAATAACTGGAACGTCTGAATTGAAGTCCCAAGCTCACAGTGTGCTTAATGTATCGTACAATCCTCTTGATAGTTGACCAATGAGTAGAAGTAGGAGTATGCAGGTATTGACAAACCTTGTTTACAGCAAATGATATGTCTGGTCTTGTTAAAGTCAAGTATTGTAGATCTCCAACAATGCTTCTATATTTTGTGCTTTCCTCTTCCTTAAGTGGTTCTCCTTCATGTGCTGAAAGTTGTTCTGAAGAAGACAATCAAGTGGGTGAAGGCTTGCAATCCTTCATTCCCATACGAGTTAGAAGTTCAGTAGCATATTTTTCTTGACTCAACATTATGCCATCTTGAACTTTCTTAAGTTCAATGCCCAGTAAGAAGTGTAAATCACCAAGATCCTTCAAGGCAAATTCTGAACTCAAATCATGCAAGAAAGCATTAGTGGCATTTTGTGAGGAGcttgcaactatgatatcatcaacataaattagcACAAACATGACAGTATTTGCTTTGCTATAAATGAAGAGAGACGTGTCAGCcttggatgcaacaaaaccaagatGCTTCAATTGTAAGCTCAGCCTTGAGAACCATGCTCTAGGAGACTGTttcagaccataaagagctttgtcaaGTTTGCAAACATAGTGTGGTGCTTGCTGATTTTCATACCCTGGTGGTTGCCTCATATAGACcttctcttccagaacaccatgcaaaaacgcatTCTGAACGTCTAGCTGTCTAAGACTCCATCCTCTGGAAACAGCAATGGCTAGCACAATTCTTATGGTAGCAGCTTTCACAACAGGACTAaaagtatcctcataatcaataccataaCGTTGCTTAAATCCTTTTGCAACTAGACGTGCCTTGTACCTATCAATGGAGCCATCTGCTTTTCTCTTAATTCTAtaaacccacttgcaatcaatgaTATTTTTACCTCTTTGGCTGGGCACCAAATGCCATGTTTTATTCTTCATGAGAGCACCATATTCTTCATCCATAGCCTTTTTCCACTTAGGATCTCCAAGCGCATCACTTAATTTTCCTGGTATAGTGCCATCCTTTCTTATTTTCGGATTTCTAATACATTTTTGTAAACGGGTCATAACCCTTGAAGTAGTGGCAAGTTGTTGTTGCGGTTGCACAGAAAACGGCACAATCTGACTATCCACAGAAAGATCCAGATGAGCCTTCCACATGTGCAGACTGAGTGGACGCAGAAGATCCTGTAGTCATTGGTGTGGTGGATCCTGAGATGAGGCTATCCTGGGCTGCAATATTCCTGTCCGCAGAAGATCCCGCGGTTGCTGTCGGATGCATGCGCGCAGAGGCGACCATTGGCTGCATGCGCTCGGTCGCTGTCGGTCCCATCATTGTCTGCACGCACGTGGCCCGGGTACCGCCCGCGGAATGGCCGCGCTCGATCGCTATCGGGCCCGTCGCTGTCACCTGGTCGGCCCGACCGCTGCTGCCATTGGGCGACCAATCTGAGGCGGATCCGCGTGAGCGATCCGAGGCGCTAGGCGCACGGGTGTAGTAGGTGCCACCGAATCAACCTCGTTGACTGCGCCAGACTCTTCTTCCCTATTCACATGAAATAACGCCTGATTTTCATGATTTTGATCATGTTGAACCAAATTTTCTTCAGGTACCTGCACAGGCATAACAACAGAAGTAGAGGCAGGAGTATTTTCATCAGTTTAGTTAGCACAATTGTTATCGTCCCCTTGATCAAAATCTGGTAGAAGCAATATTTATTTTCGAAGGAGAGCACCGGCATTTGGATGAAGTTATTCGAAGGGAAAACAGATTTATCAAAGATGACATCTCTCGAGATATAAACCCTACCAGTAGAGACATCAAGACACTTAACCCCTTTGTGCATGGGACTGTATCCTAAAAAGACACATTTTTTGAACGAAACGCAAGTTTGCATGTATTATAGGGTCTAAGATTTGGCCAACAAGCACAGTCAAAAATACGAAGAGATGTGTAATCGGGAGTGATACCAAAAAGGCGTGTGATAGGATTCTCTCATTTAATGACTTTGCTAGGACGAATATTGATAAGATATGTGGCAGTAAGAaaggcttcatcccaaaatttaagAGGCATAGATGCATGGGCTAATAATGCAAGTCCTACTCCAACAACATGACGGTGTTTTCGTTCAGCAAAaccattttgttggtgagcatgtgGACAGCAGACATGATgtgaaattccaattttttttaaaaaggaattgagtttttcatactcaccaccccaatcCGTTTGCATAGCAAGGATTTTGGAGTTTAACTGAcgttcaacaagattttggaaattGGAAAAGACTTAGAATACATCAGATCTTTTCTTTAGCAAATAAatccagccaactcatccaaaagtccgaattaatggagggaggtgggcaatatatttcaacactccccctcacgtctagGCTATTTTAGTCCTTAGACGTGAGATCAATGTAGGCCGCATAATCGTTTTTATTTAATACTGCGTTGGCAGGGTCttaaactcaagacctcttggctctgataccatattaGATTTGATGAAAGCGTTCCTACTCTCCTGGAGGAGAGCCGCGACTGTTTATTTATATGTTGGCAAAACACCTTGCCCTGAGGTACAAGAGAAGGATTAGGAATCCTGTTTGATTACAAGAAGGAATAGAATCGGGAGAGGAAGAAAGAGATAGTTGAGATTACAACTACTACTCAAACTCTAACAACTCAATCAAACtaggaaggaaaagaaaaaagagaaaagaaaatgtTTGCACAAATCTCCGCGTAAAATCAAGGACatgggacttagatgtgcaatacttagggcacatctagatgtgcttgagCAAAACTGTAATATTTAGCTATATATATACTGAATGGAGCTAGCTATATATATGCTGGTACTTGTTCTCTCCTGTCCAAATTACCAAATATGACACAGTAAATGCGCAGAGAGAGTATGATTTGCCATTTTGCGATTTTGAAACTCTCTGTAGTCTTAGAATATATGATTTGGTTGATGGAGACAACAAAGTTATTAAGACTTTATTCGTGTTATTTTATTCTGTGAAAAGAAATTTAAAAACGTATTCTGTCATAAGAATGACAAGAAATAAATAAATGAGCAAGAAATATATTCTGATGTACATATCATACAATGACAAAGGCCGCTGAGCAAAGCAATTTGGGTGCTGCTGACGTAATTATCATAACGAAAGTGTATTTTCCTGTTTCTTTTGTTGTATGTAGAAATATCGTGACCTTAGATTGGGACAATAGTATCCCTAGCCCATCAGAGTTCAAGTTCTAGACTTGATAttggtgctcgcatttttctgaatttatttcatgaTTTCTGATGATgtgtgttcagtgggaggagaaGTCGACTATGATGAAGGCTTCTATGGCTA from Triticum dicoccoides isolate Atlit2015 ecotype Zavitan chromosome 6A, WEW_v2.0, whole genome shotgun sequence encodes:
- the LOC119319199 gene encoding WAT1-related protein At3g30340-like isoform X4 encodes the protein MGWIELLKPVAAMIAFDTLFAVMTVLVKKALDDGLNPVVLIALRQLVGAAFLAPIAYFKERNARPRFTKEIFAYLFMSALLGALFAQYLFFLGLSYTTATLAATVSNMTPIFTFLIAVPLRSETVDVRSKAGLAKIAGTLASVSGAILLSLYKGAALTHTASSTQEHGENSTTGNSGSKGRWLLGSALLLLNCITFSLWMLLQGKLTKKYPAVISSTAFMALISSLQAGALAVTTQRHLSVWLLRGSIQIATVLFAGVGVSGIGYVLMTWCIEKRGPVFTAGFLPLIQIIAGVLDLLVLHEQLYVGRSGSR
- the LOC119319199 gene encoding WAT1-related protein At3g30340-like isoform X1 yields the protein MGWIELLKPVAAMIAFDTLFAVMTVLVKKALDDGLNPVVLIALRQLVGAAFLAPIAYFKERNARPRFTKEIFAYLFMSALLGALFAQYLFFLGLSYTTATLAATVSNMTPIFTFLIAVPLRSETVDVRSKAGLAKIAGTLASVSGAILLSLYKGAALTHTASSTQEHGENSTTGNSGSKGRWLLGSALLLLNCITFSLWMLLQGKLTKKYPAVISSTAFMALISSLQAGALAVTTQRHLSVWLLRGSIQIATVLFAGVGVSGIGYVLMTWCIEKRGPVFTAGFLPLIQIIAGVLDLLVLHEQLYVGSVVGAALVIGGLYLLLWGKSKEASSAAILSEKGLEEDKETQENL
- the LOC119319199 gene encoding WAT1-related protein At3g30340-like isoform X2, which produces MLYEWKPVMGMLAFDLISAVMTALVKKALEQGLNRLVLVTLRQLVATIFLAPIAFFKERNTRPKLTLEILAYLFFSAVFGAALSQYTFFYGLQYTTATFAITFINLSPVLTFLIAVVMRMEPLKLKSMAGAAKITGTLTSLAGLLLLSLYKGVPLTHQAATSAPSPAAHHAAPSDSSGNRSWMLGTIALLFNCLCFSFWLLLQTKLTKKYPVIYSNTAIMFFISTLQGGAVTLAMERHVSLWMLTSKLEIVTVLYAGIVGSGAGYLIMTWCVEKKGPVFTAAFIPMMQIMVAIIDFFFLHEQIYLGSVLGSVLMILGLYLLLWGKKRDEASVSCTTTTDKQVDEPADDKP
- the LOC119319199 gene encoding WAT1-related protein At3g30340-like isoform X3 codes for the protein MGMLAFDLISAVMTALVKKALEQGLNRLVLVTLRQLVATIFLAPIAFFKERNTRPKLTLEILAYLFFSAVFGAALSQYTFFYGLQYTTATFAITFINLSPVLTFLIAVVMRMEPLKLKSMAGAAKITGTLTSLAGLLLLSLYKGVPLTHQAATSAPSPAAHHAAPSDSSGNRSWMLGTIALLFNCLCFSFWLLLQTKLTKKYPVIYSNTAIMFFISTLQGGAVTLAMERHVSLWMLTSKLEIVTVLYAGIVGSGAGYLIMTWCVEKKGPVFTAAFIPMMQIMVAIIDFFFLHEQIYLGSVLGSVLMILGLYLLLWGKKRDEASVSCTTTTDKQVDEPADDKP